Proteins from one Gorilla gorilla gorilla isolate KB3781 chromosome 11, NHGRI_mGorGor1-v2.1_pri, whole genome shotgun sequence genomic window:
- the LOC129532216 gene encoding rho-related GTP-binding protein RhoQ-like codes for MAHGPGALMLKCVVVGDGAVGKTCPLMSYANEAFPEEYVPTVFDHYAVSVTVGGKQYLLGLYDTAGQEDYDCLRPLSYPVTDVFLICFSVVNPASFQNVKEAWVPELKEYAPNVPFLLIGTQIDL; via the coding sequence ATGGCTCACGGGCCCGGCGCGCTGATGCTCAAGTGCGTGGTGGTCGGCGACGGGGCGGTGGGCAAGACGTGCCCACTCATGAGCTATGCCAACGAAGCCTTCCCGGAGGAGTACGTGCCCACGGTCTTCGACCACTACGCAGTCAGCGTCACCGTGGGGGGCAAGCAGTACCTCCTAGGACTCTATGACACGGCCGGACAGGAAGACTATGACTGTCTGAGGCCTTTATCTTACCCAGTGACCGACGTCTTCCTTATATGCTTCTCGGTGGTAAATCCAGCCTCATTTCAAAATGTGAAAGAGGCGTGGGTACCGGAACTTAAGGAATACGCACCAAATGTACCCTTTTTATTAATAGGAACTCAGATTGATCTCTGA